One segment of Primulina tabacum isolate GXHZ01 chromosome 6, ASM2559414v2, whole genome shotgun sequence DNA contains the following:
- the LOC142548765 gene encoding uncharacterized protein LOC142548765 gives MGSLRMKDNKDEDLALFWEMRKRDKDRNNLFFQNSDDLDSSMEMVSGGSPLFNISSATPAPVRRTGSDDFLNSDNDKNDYEWLLTPPGTPLFPSLEMESHKTVMSQLGAPKANPTTLKSRLANPQPESSARSNLSSRQPTSSAGLNTSTGGLRRPSSSGGPGSRPVTPTGRQTVNSQSRSTSIVSVKPSSATSTKSTSTSSSKITSTTSKPSRSATPTSRPALPSMKPVAPPRSVTPTSRSTIRSSTPTSRSSIPASDSIPRAATPTRRPMTGSSVTSSTAISVKSLTSSPSVSKPASNSEKNLAPLRSCSPITRPKPWKPSDMPGFSLDAPPNLRTSLSDRPPSVTRGRPGAPSSRSSSIEPASNGRIRRQSCSPARGRPPNGVIHNSGSSVPVATVNRLRAKANDNVSPVLIGTKMVDRVINMRKLIPPKQDDKHSPNSNASGKSASPDSAGFGRMLSKKSLDMAMRHMDIRRTIPGNLRPLPSSSMYSMRSGPNRGRTASVSDSPLGTSSNASSEVSVNNNALCVDGTEPYDDVSSGKGMQSPANFLGR, from the exons ATGGGAAGCCTGAGGATGAAAGATAATAAAGACGAGGATTTGGCATTGTTTTGGGAAATGCGGAAGCGAGATAAGGATCGGAATAATCTTTTTTTTCAGAACTCCGACGACTTGGATTCTTCGATGG AAATGGTGTCTGGTGGTTCACCATTATTTAATATATCATCGGCTACCCCTGCACCTGTGAGGAGGACAGGCAGTGATGATTTTCTCAATTCGGacaatgataaaaatgattatgAATG GCTTTTAACACCTCCTGGTACTCCTCTTTTTCCTTCTCTGGAAATGGAATCTCATAAAACTGTTATGAGTCAGCTGGGAGCTCCAAAAGCTAATCCTACCACACTGAAGTCTAGA CTGGCAAATCCCCAGCCCGAGTCTTCTGCAAGGAGCAATTTATCTTCCAGACAGCCAACTTCCTCTGCTGGTTTGAATACCTCTACTGGAGGACTCCGCAGACCATCTTCTTCTGGGGGTCCTGGATCAAGACCTGTCACTCCCACAGGACGTCAAACTGTTAATTCGCAATCTAGATCCACCTCGATAGTATCAGTGAAACCGTCGTCAGCCACATCGACTAAATCAACCTCAACTTCATCATCAAAAATAACATCAACCACATCGAAACCTTCAAGATCTGCAACACCTACTTCTCGTCCTGCCTTACCCTCGATGAAACCTGTTGCGCCTCCAAGATCTGTAACCCCTACGTCAAGGTCTACCATAAGATCTTCGACACCAACAAGTCGATCCTCTATACCTGCATCCGATTCCATTCCTAGGGCCGCAACTCCAACTCGTAGGCCAATGACAGGTTCAAGCGTGACAAGCTCGACTGCCATTTCTGTTAAGTCGTTAACTTCTTCTCCTTCGGTTTCCAAGCCCGCTTCTAATTCAGAGAAAAATCTGGCGCCACTGCGGTCATGTTCTCCTATTACACGACCAAAACCATGGAAGCCTTCAGATATGCCTGGATTCTCCCTTGACGCCCCTCCAAATCTAAGGACATCTCTGTCCGACAGGCCTCCATCAGTCACTAGAGGCAGACCTGGAGCACCAAGCTCTCGATCGTCATCCATTGAACCTGCTTCAAATGGAAGAATCAGACGTCAATCGTGTTCTCCAGCTAGAGGACGGCCTCCTAATGGTGTAATTCATAACAGTGGAAGTTCTGTGCCTGTGGCTACCGTAAATCGGTTGCGGGCTAAGGCTAATGACAACGTGAGCCCTGTTCTTATTGGGACCAAAATGGTTGACAGGGTAATAAATATGCGGAAACTAATTCCCCCGAAGCAAGATGACAAACACTCACCCAACAGCAATGCGTCTGGAAAGTCTGCTTCACCGGACAGTGCGGGCTTTGGAAGAATGCTCTCCAAGAAATCTTTAGATATGGCTATGAGACATATG GACATAAGGCGAACAATTCCTGGTAATCTACGTCCACTTCCCTCAAGCTCCATGTATAGCATGAGATCTGGTCCAAACAGAGGCAGAACGGCAAGTGTCTCAGATTCTCCTCTTGGTACAAGTAGTAATGCTAGTTCTGAAGTGAGCGTGAACAATAATGCCCTGTGCGTAGATGGAACCGAACCCTATGATGATGTTAGCAGTGGGAAGGGTATGCAATCTCCTGCCAACTTTCTTGGACGTTGA